In a single window of the Peromyscus maniculatus bairdii isolate BWxNUB_F1_BW_parent chromosome 16, HU_Pman_BW_mat_3.1, whole genome shotgun sequence genome:
- the LOC102904155 gene encoding pantetheinase — translation MSASRWLACAAFSVFCVLKISSLDTFVAAVYEHAVILPSNTLLPVSPSEALALMNQNLDLLEGAIVSAAKQGAHIIVTPEDGIYGMRFTRDTIYPYLEDIPDPQVNWIPCDNANRFGYTPVQERLSCLAKNNSIYVVANMGDKKPCNTSDPQCPPDGRFQYNTNVVFDSLGKLVARYHKQNLFMGEEQFNAPVEPEFVTFNTPFGKFGIFTCFDILFHDPAITLVTEYQVDTILFPTAWMDVLPHLAAIEFHSAWAMGMGVNFLAANIHHPSKRMTGSGIYAPDSPRAFHYDRKTQEGKLLLSQLDSHPRHSVVNWTSYASSIEAPSTGNQEFQSIAFFDEFTFVELKGITGNYTVCQNDLCCHLSYQMSEKRADEVYALGAFDGLHTVEGQYYLQICTLLKCKTTNLRTCGSSVDTASTRFEMFSLSGTFGTQYVFPEVLLSEVKLAPGEFQVSSDGRLFSLKPTSGPVLTVTLFGRLYGKDWTSNASSDLITHSLMIIMLIVTPIIHYLC, via the exons ATGAGTGCGTCTCGGTGGCTGGCTTGTGCCGcgttttctgtcttctgtgtcttAAAAATCAGCTCTCTGGACACTTTTGTTGCAGCTGTTTACGAGCATGCCGTGATCCTGCCTAGCAACACCCTCTTACCCGTGTCTCCCAGTGAGGCACTGGCATTAATGAATCAGAATCTGGATCTTCTGGAAGGAGCGATCGTATCAGCAGCAAAGCAG GGTGCACACATTATTGTGACTCCAGAAGACGGTATATATGGTATGCGTTTCACCAGGGATACTATCTACCCGTACTTGGAGGATATCCCAGACCCTCAAGTGAACTGGATCCCCTGTGATAAtgcaaacag ATTTGGCTACACCCCGGTACAGGAAAGACTCAGCTGCTTGGCCAAGAACAATTCGATCTATGTCGTGGCCAACATGGGAGACAAGAAGCCGTGCAACACTAGTGACCCTCAGTGTCCTCCTGATGGCCGTTTCCAGTACAACACCAATGTGGTGTTCGATTCCCTGGGCAAACTGGTTGCGCGATACCATAAG CAAAACCTTTTCATGGGTGAAGAACAATTCAATGCACCTGTGGAACCCGAGTTTGTGACTTTCAACACCCCGTTCGGAAAGtttggcatcttcacatgcttcgaCATACTCTTTCATGATCCTGCCATCACCCTGGTGACAGAGTACCAGGTGGACACTATACTGTTCCCAACCGCCTGGATGGATGTTCTGCCGCATCTGGCAGCCATTGAATTCCACTCAGCTTGGGCTATGGGAATGGGGGTCAATTTCCTTGCAGCCAATATACATCATCCCTCAAAGAGAATGACAG GAAGTGGCATCTATGCACCGGACTCTCCAAGGGCCTTTCACTATGACAGGAAAACCCAGGAGGGGAAACTCCTTCTCTCACAGCTGGATTCCCATCCACGTCACTCTGTGGTGAACTGGACTTCTTACGCCAGCAGTATAGAAGCACCCTCAACAGGAAACCAGGAATTTCAGAGCATTGCTTTCTTTGATGAGTTTACCTTTGTGGAGCTCAAAGGAATCACAGGAAATTACACCGTCTGCCAGAATGATCTCTGCTGTCACCTGAGCTACCAGATGTCTGAGAAGCGAGCTGATGAAGTTTATGCCCTTGGGGCATTTGATGGGTTGCACACCGTGGAAGGGCAGTATTATCTGCAG ATTTGTACTCTGCTAAAATGTAAAACCACCAATTTACGCACTTGTGGTAGTTCAGTGGACACGGCTTCCACCAGGTTTGAAATGTTCTCCCTCAGTGGCACTTTTGGAACCCAGTATGTCTTCCCCGAGGTGTTGCTGAGTGAAGTCAAGCTTGCTCCTGGGGAATTTCAG GTGTCAAGTGATGGGCGTTTGTTTAGCCTGAAGCCGACATCTGGACCTGTGTTGACAGTCACTCTGTTTGGGAGGTTGTACGGGAAGGACTGGACTTCGAATGCTTCCTCAGACCTCATAACACACTCGCTGATGATAATAATGCTGATTGTAACACCTATTATACATTACTTATGTTAA